A genomic region of Stigmatopora nigra isolate UIUO_SnigA chromosome 16, RoL_Snig_1.1, whole genome shotgun sequence contains the following coding sequences:
- the anks6 gene encoding ankyrin repeat and SAM domain-containing protein 6 translates to MNFGVPANSLLLLRACDEGDYETARGILEPGASKDCGRQSRLRSDAGSECNKADLLLSLVPVDCTDEEGNTGLQFASASGHENLVRFLLRKGASVDSRNNYGWTPLMQAARFGHLSVAHILLENGADINGRNRLGTSVLTMAARGGHTHVVKLLLESDAFVDDFDHLAAATEAVSNGNNNNSCSAVAFGSAESCVGGGVRDFMDVTALMVASQHGHEAIVRLLLEWGSDVSFTQKTTGWGPLMVAALSGKVAVAQQLVERGADPDRVNVLSKTAFELAMQLKQREIKTYLDSITTVRPQTDDERRRPDVFSALKLGNSQLVKEILEEDSNQVNSSNQEGASPLMIAAVSGQLEVVQLMVEKKAEIDKQDGVHGWTALMQATYHGNKDVVKYLLGQGADVNLRAKNGYTAFDLVMLLNDPDTELVRLLASVCMQVDKERSKHRGRTSVTHSKGRHPLNNAPLPPDDKGGLKSWWSRMSNRFRRLKLTHTLRHGLLSNRLAPFPDGTETSLDATMKAEINPASTANATLASPGTQGGNDISAVWAVKTKDAGLLCRSSSEKEDMLITTMLRSGAPLTRLPNDKLKAVIPPFLPPSNFESWNSDRSHVLREGKSEAPRLPMPPQRKLNSSGNSDITSISRVVSRSIKFPGIPKGPSSSSPSNSGHYHSPHSSGGSNGVAGLNRDMHNRSGGSADGVLAQIAAQRKKAAGLIDSKIHPEKQDTPTSRPAPLSSPTGTMPTPDLPDTFSNPNLVTSDISSRRKMDLKRRPQSGNSSTSKSTSPTLTPSPSPTPKPSSGQGDSLSSASSHPRSKSSGGSSSGTITDDDELSSILKKLSLEKYQPIFEEQEVDMEAFLTLTDGDLRELGIKTDGPRQQILAAISELNAGKGRERQILQETIHNFQSSFGSSASNPRPPGEPRSPTNWMRHQVRSTSKR, encoded by the exons ATGAACTTTGGCGTCCCCGCAAACTCACTGCTTCTCCTTCGGGCATGCGATGAGGGGGACTACGAAACGGCAAGAGGGATCTTGGAACCCGGAGCCTCGAAAGACTGCGGACGGCAAAGCAGACTGCGCTCGGACGCGGGCTCCGAGTGCAACAAGGCGGATTTGTTGTTGTCTCTTGTGCCGGTGGATTGCACGGACGAGGAGGGAAACACCGGCCTGCAGTTTGCCTCGGCTAGCGGTCACGAAAACTTGGTTCGTTTTTTGCTTCGAAAGGGGGCATCGGTGGACAGTCGCAACAATTATGGCTGGACGCCCCTCATGCAGGCTGCCAG ATTTGGTCACCTAAGTGTCGCCCACATCTTATTGGAGAACGGGGCAGACATTAATGGACGGAACAGGCTGGGGACAAGCGTCCTGACTATGGCTGCACGTGGTGGACATACTCACGTAGTCAAGCTCCTTCTGGAGAGCGATGCCTTCGTCGATGACTTTGACCATCTGGCAGCGGCCACTGAGGCAGTTTCCAATGGAAATAATAACAACAGCTGCAG CGCGGTTGCTTTTGGATCGGCCGAAAGCTGCGTGGGAGGCGGCGTGCGAGATTTCATGGACGTTACAGCACTGATGGTGGCATCCCAGCACGGCCATGAAGCCATAGTGCGATTACTGCTGGAGTGGGGGTCCGATGTTAGCTTCACACAGAAAACTACTGGCTGGGGTCCTTTAATGGTGGCTGCGCTAAGTGGAAAa GTGGCTGTAGCCCAGCAGCTGGTGGAGCGTGGCGCCGATCCAGACCGAGTTAACGTATTGTCTAAGACAGCATTTGAGCTTGCTATGCAGCTAAAACAGAGAGAGATCAAAACATACCTGGACTCTATCACTACTGTGCGACCACAGACTG ATGATGAGAGACGAAGACCAGATGTGTTCAGTGCCCTCAAACTTG GAAATTCTCAGCTGGTCAAAGAAATCTTAGAAGAGGATTCCAATCAGGTGAATTCATCCAATCAGGAAGGAGCATCGCCACTTATGATAGCAGCGGTGAGCGGCCAGTTAGAAGTTGTGCAGCTGATGGTGGAGAAGAAAGCCGAAATCGATAAACAAGATGGGGTTCATGGTTGGACAGCCTTGATGCAGGCCACATATCATGG aaATAAAGATGTTGTCAAATACTTACTGGGTCAAGGAGCTGATGTCAACCTTCGAGCAAAGAATGGATACACGGCTTTCGATTTGGTCATGCTCTTGAATGATCCTG ACACTGAGCTGGTTCGACTGCTAGCTTCCGTGTGTATGCAAGTAGACAAGGAAAGATCCAAACATCGAGGCAGGACATCAGTGACTCATTCCAAAGGCAGACATCCCCTCAACAATGCTCCTCTGCCACCCGATGACAAAGGAGGCCTCAAG TCTTGGTGGAGTCGCATGTCTAATCGGTTCCGGCGGCTGAAGCTGACTCATACCTTAAGGCACGGCCTTTTGTCCAACCGGCTGGCTCCGTTCCCCGATGGTACAGAGACGTCATTGGATGCCACGATGAAAGCCGAAATAAATCCTGCGAGTACCGCGAATGCCACTCTTGCATCCCCTGGTACCCAAGGAGGAAATGACATCAGTGCTGTCTGGGCAGTCAAGACCAAAGACGCTG GTTTACTATGCAGGTCATCGTCAGAGAAGGAGGACATGCTAATTACCACAATG CTTCGAAGCGGAGCGCCCCTTACCCGGCTGCCCAACGACAAGCTGAAGGCGGTCATCCCTCCCTTCCTGCCACCATCCAACTTCGAATCCTGGAACTCTGACCGCTCGCACGTCCTTCGGGAGGGAAAAAGTGAAGCGCCACGGCTTCCCATGCCTCCCCAGAGAAAGCTAAACAGCAGTGGAAATTCAGACATT ACGTCCATCAGTCGAGTGGTGAGCAGGTCCATTAAGTTTCCTGGCATTCCCAAAGGACCCTCGTCCTCTTCTCCTTCCAATTCGGGGCATTACCACTCGCCTCACTCATCTGGGGGCTCCAATGGAGTGGCGGGGCTCAATCGGGACATGCACAACCGCTCAG GGGGGAGTGCAGACGGCGTTCTCGCCCAGATAGCGGCTCAACGGAAGAAAGCTGCTGGTTTGATCGATTCTAAAATCCATCCTGAGAAACAGGACACCCCAACATCACGTCCAGCTCCACTCTCTTCGCCCACTGGCACCATGCCAACACCAGACCTCCCTGACACTTTCTCCAATCCTAATCTGGTCACCTCTGATATCTCCTCAAGAAGG AAGATGGATTTGAAAAGGCGACCTCAGTCTGGGAATTCGTCAACTTCTAAGAGCACTTCACCCACTCTGACCCCATCTCCTTCCCCGACCCCGAAACCGTCCAGTGGCCAGGGAGACTCATTgtcttctgcttcttctcatCCTCGCTCCAAAAGCAGCGGTGGCTCGAGTAGCGGCACTATCACCGATGACG atgaattgTCAAGTATCTTAAAGAAACTCTCTTTGGAAAAATATCAGCCCATATTTGAAGAACAAGAG GTGGATATGGAGGCATTTTTGACTCTAACAGATGGAGACCTGAGAGAACTCGGCATTAAAACAGATGGACCTCGACAACAGATCTTGGCTGCCATATCAGAGCTTAACGCTGGGAAG GGCCGAGAAAGGCAAATCCTTCAAGAAACCATCCACAACTTCCAGTCATCATTTGGTAGCAGTGCCAGTAACCCGAGACCACCCGGAGAGCCACGCT CTCCAACAAACTGGATGAGACACCAGGTTCGTTCTACCAGTAAGAGGTAA